The genomic region CGTTATTCTTCGCCGACGGTGGGTCGCGAAGGAGAAAGCCTATGCGAACCTTGATCCTCATGGGCGCGATCGCGCTCGCGGCGCTGACGTTCTCGGCGCCGGTCGCCGCCGAAGGCCCCGGCGGTTGGGACGGGAGCTCGTTCCACGACGGCCATGGCGACGGTGGGCGACATGACGGTGACCGCCGCGACCGGCGCCACAATCGGCACGACGGCAGCGGCGGCATGTTCGTCGAATATGACGCCGGCGCCTGGGCGTTCTACAACAACCGAAGCTGGCAGCCCGACAGCTATAACGACTGGTGGCACGACCGTCCCGACCGCGCCTTCCCGCGCTGGGTTCAGCACAACCAGAATTGCACGCCTGACCGCATGTGGTGGTCGGGTAATGGGTGGCACTGCTAGCGCCCATCGCCGAAACGGTTCGTTAATTATCCGAACTTGAGACAATAACCGGCTTGTGCCATGTCCCCGCTGCTCGGTGACATTGGGGCAGGAGTAGGTCCGTGCACCGAGCGGGCCCGGTACAACATGATTTCCGGCGCGGCAGCGAATGAGTTTCGCCGCCGCCCTCACCCATATTGCGGCCGAGCTGGCGCTGTTCAGCGCGGTCGGCTTCCTGCTGTTCGCCATCAACGACCTGCTCGTCGACCTCATCTATTTCGGCCGGTCGCTGTGGCGCTCGGCAACGGTCTACCGGCGCTATCCCAGGACATTCGGAAAGAATTTCGCCGAGGAGGAACGGGCTCAGCGCTTCATCGCCATCTTCGTACCCGCCTGGGACGAATCCGCCGTGATCGCCTCGATGCTCCGCTCGTGCGTGACGCGGTTCGAATATGGCAATTACAGGATCTTCGTCGGCCATTATCGGAACGACCCGGCGACCTTGTCAGCGATCGCAAGCGTTGACGATCCTCGAATCGAACCGGTGCTCGTCCACGCGGACGGACCGACGACAAAGGCTGACTGCCTCAACCATCTTTATGACGCGCTGCTCGCTTATGAGCTTCGCGAGGATCAGGCCACGGTGGCGGTCGTGCTTCACGACGCCGAAGACGTCGTCGATCCGCTCGAGCTCACCGTATTCAACGGGCTGATCGACGGGGCCGGACTGATCCAGCTCCCGGTCCAACCGCTGCCCGACCCACGCTCGCGCTGGATCGCCGGCCATTATTGCGACGAATTCGCCGAGGCTCACGCCAAGGAGCTGGTGGTTCGCGAAGCGGTAGGCGCGTCGATCCCGCTTGCGGGCGTGGGCTGCGCGATCGCGCGGGCTCCTCTGGCGCGCCTCGCTGCAATTCATGAAGGCTATCCCTTCGCCGGTGCAAGCATGACCGAGGATTACGAGCTGGGGCTTAGGATCGGCGAGCTCGGCCTGAAGACCATGTTCGTTCGGATGCCCGCCGTTCCGGGCAGCCGCGGAGTCATTGCCAGCCGGGGGCACTTCCCGGCGAGCTTCGGCGAGGCGGTTCGCCAGAAGGCGCGCTGGCTCGGCGGAATCGCGCTGACCGGATGGGATCGCCTGGGTTGGCGCGGAGGGCTCGGCGAACGCTGGATGCGCATGCGGGACCGAAGGGGTCCTGTGGCCGCGCTCCTCCTGCTGTCGGGCTACATTGCCGCGCTGCTCTGGTCGCAGATGTGGCTCGCCGAGGCTCTCGGCGCGCCGGTTCAGGTCGCCATCGATCCGACGCTTGCGACCCTGCTCTGGATCAACCTTTGGCTGTTGCTGTGGCGAATTGCGATGCGCGCCTTGTTCACCGGCTCCGCTTACGGATGGCGCGAAGGCGTCCGTTCGGTGCCTCGGATGGTGGTGGGCAACGTCATCGCGATCGCGGCGGCCATGCGTGCGGTTACGCTCTATGTCGGCCGTGCCCAGCCGGCGTGGGACAAGACGCGCCACACTTTCCCCAAGGAAATTTCGGCTTGAGCGCTCCAGTGCGCTTTCTGGTCGTTGTCGTTGCCGGATGGGGAGCCGTGCGTGCGATGACCCTGGGCGCAATCCCGGGCTTCACCGTAAGCTATGCGAAGGAGCCGCCGGCGCTATCGCTTCCGCCAATTGCAACTACGCAGTTCCCGCCGCTTCCGCCGGTCGAGATGGACGCCTTTCAGCAGCCGCAG from Sphingomonas anseongensis harbors:
- a CDS encoding glycosyl transferase family protein produces the protein MSFAAALTHIAAELALFSAVGFLLFAINDLLVDLIYFGRSLWRSATVYRRYPRTFGKNFAEEERAQRFIAIFVPAWDESAVIASMLRSCVTRFEYGNYRIFVGHYRNDPATLSAIASVDDPRIEPVLVHADGPTTKADCLNHLYDALLAYELREDQATVAVVLHDAEDVVDPLELTVFNGLIDGAGLIQLPVQPLPDPRSRWIAGHYCDEFAEAHAKELVVREAVGASIPLAGVGCAIARAPLARLAAIHEGYPFAGASMTEDYELGLRIGELGLKTMFVRMPAVPGSRGVIASRGHFPASFGEAVRQKARWLGGIALTGWDRLGWRGGLGERWMRMRDRRGPVAALLLLSGYIAALLWSQMWLAEALGAPVQVAIDPTLATLLWINLWLLLWRIAMRALFTGSAYGWREGVRSVPRMVVGNVIAIAAAMRAVTLYVGRAQPAWDKTRHTFPKEISA